In one window of Escherichia coli DSM 30083 = JCM 1649 = ATCC 11775 DNA:
- the yhcO gene encoding barstar family protein: MNIYTFDFDEIESQEDFYRDFSQTFGLAKDKVRDLDSLWDVLMNDVLPLPLEIEFVHLGEKTRRRFGALILLFDEAEEELEGHLRFNVRH; the protein is encoded by the coding sequence ATGAATATTTATACCTTTGATTTTGATGAGATTGAGAGTCAGGAGGATTTTTATCGTGACTTTAGCCAAACCTTTGGTCTGGCGAAAGATAAGGTACGCGATCTCGACTCACTATGGGATGTGTTAATGAACGATGTCCTGCCGCTACCACTTGAGATTGAATTTGTTCATCTGGGAGAGAAAACGCGTCGCCGTTTTGGCGCGTTAATATTGCTGTTTGATGAGGCAGAGGAAGAACTGGAAGGGCATTTGCGTTTTAATGTTCGTCATTAG
- the argR gene encoding transcriptional regulator ArgR, protein MRSSAKQEELVKAFKALLKEEKFSSQGEIVAALQEQGFDNINQSKVSRMLTKFGAVRTRNAKMEMVYCLPAELGVPTTSSPLKNLVLDIDYNDAVVVIHTSPGAAQLIARLLDSLGKAEGILGTIAGDDTIFTTPANGFTVKELYEAILELFDQEL, encoded by the coding sequence ATGCGAAGCTCGGCTAAGCAAGAAGAACTAGTTAAAGCATTTAAAGCATTACTTAAAGAAGAGAAATTTAGCTCCCAGGGCGAAATCGTTGCCGCGTTGCAGGAGCAAGGCTTTGACAATATTAATCAGTCTAAAGTCTCGCGGATGTTGACCAAGTTTGGTGCTGTACGTACACGCAATGCCAAAATGGAAATGGTTTACTGCCTGCCAGCTGAACTGGGTGTACCAACCACCTCCAGTCCATTGAAGAATCTGGTACTGGATATCGACTACAACGATGCAGTTGTCGTGATTCATACCAGCCCTGGTGCGGCGCAGTTAATTGCTCGCCTGCTGGACTCACTGGGCAAAGCAGAAGGTATTCTGGGCACCATCGCTGGCGATGACACCATCTTTACTACCCCTGCTAACGGTTTCACCGTCAAAGAGCTGTACGAAGCGATTTTAGAGCTGTTCGACCAGGAGCTTTAA
- the tldD gene encoding metalloprotease TldD, which yields MSLNLVSEQLLAANGLKHQDLFAILGQLAERRLDYGDLYFQSSYHESWVLEDRIIKDGSYNIDQGVGVRAISGEKTGFAYADQISLLALEQSAQAARTIVRDSGDGKVQTLGAVEHSPLYTSVDPLQSMSREEKLDILRRVDKVAREADKRVQEVTASLSGVYELILVAATDGTLAADVRPLVRLSVSVLVEEDGKRERGASGGGGRFGYEFFLADLDGEVRADAWAKEAVRMALVNLSAVAAPAGTMPVVLGAGWPGVLLHEAVGHGLEGDFNRRGTSVFSGQVGELVASELCTVVDDGTMVDRRGSVAIDDEGTPGQYNVLIENGILKGYMQDKLNARLMGMTPTGNGRRESYAHLPMPRMTNTYMLPGKSTPQEIIESVEYGIYAPNFGGGQVDITSGKFVFSTSEAYLIENGKVTKPVKGATLIGSGIETMQQISMVGNDLKLDNGVGVCGKEGQSLPVGVGQPTLKVDNLTVGGTA from the coding sequence ATGAGTCTTAACCTGGTAAGTGAACAATTGCTAGCGGCGAACGGCCTGAAACATCAGGACTTGTTCGCGATCCTCGGTCAACTGGCCGAACGTCGCCTTGATTATGGCGATCTCTATTTTCAGTCGAGCTATCACGAATCCTGGGTTTTAGAAGACCGCATTATTAAAGATGGTTCTTACAACATCGATCAGGGCGTTGGTGTGCGTGCAATCAGCGGTGAAAAAACCGGATTTGCTTACGCTGACCAAATCAGCCTGCTGGCGCTGGAACAAAGTGCGCAAGCGGCGCGCACCATCGTCCGTGATAGTGGTGATGGCAAAGTACAGACGCTGGGCGCGGTAGAGCATAGCCCGTTGTATACCTCGGTAGATCCGCTGCAAAGCATGAGCCGTGAAGAGAAGCTGGATATCCTGCGTCGCGTCGATAAGGTTGCCCGCGAAGCGGACAAGCGCGTACAAGAAGTGACTGCCAGCCTCAGCGGCGTTTATGAATTAATTCTGGTTGCGGCCACCGACGGCACGCTGGCGGCGGATGTTCGTCCGCTGGTGCGTCTTTCCGTGAGCGTTCTGGTCGAAGAAGATGGCAAACGCGAACGCGGTGCCAGTGGCGGCGGCGGTCGTTTTGGTTATGAGTTCTTCCTTGCCGATCTCGACGGTGAAGTCCGTGCGGATGCATGGGCAAAAGAAGCTGTGCGTATGGCGCTGGTCAATCTTTCTGCCGTCGCCGCACCAGCAGGCACCATGCCGGTAGTACTTGGCGCAGGTTGGCCGGGCGTGCTGTTGCATGAAGCGGTGGGTCACGGTCTGGAAGGCGACTTCAACCGCCGTGGCACTTCAGTATTTAGTGGACAGGTCGGGGAGCTGGTGGCTTCAGAACTGTGTACCGTGGTTGATGACGGTACGATGGTCGATCGCCGTGGTTCGGTGGCGATTGATGACGAAGGTACGCCAGGCCAGTACAACGTGCTGATTGAGAACGGCATTCTGAAAGGCTACATGCAGGATAAACTCAACGCGCGTTTGATGGGGATGACGCCGACTGGCAACGGTCGCCGTGAATCCTACGCCCATCTGCCCATGCCGCGTATGACCAACACCTATATGCTGCCGGGTAAATCGACCCCGCAGGAAATTATTGAATCCGTTGAGTACGGTATCTATGCACCGAACTTTGGTGGCGGTCAGGTGGATATCACCTCCGGCAAATTCGTTTTCTCCACTTCAGAAGCGTATCTGATTGAAAACGGTAAAGTAACGAAGCCGGTGAAAGGCGCAACGTTGATTGGTTCCGGTATCGAAACCATGCAGCAGATTTCGATGGTTGGCAACGACCTGAAACTGGATAACGGCGTGGGTGTCTGCGGTAAAGAAGGGCAAAGTTTGCCGGTTGGCGTGGGCCAGCCAACGCTGAAAGTTGATAACCTGACTGTTGGCGGTACTGCGTAA
- the aaeR gene encoding HTH-type transcriptional activator AaeR, whose amino-acid sequence MERLKRMSVFAKVVEFGSFTAAARQLQMSVSSISQTVSKLEDELQVKLLNRSTRSIGLTEAGRIYYQGCRRMLHEVQDVHEQLYAFNNTPIGTLRIGCSSTMAQNVLAGLTAKMLKEYPGLSVNLVTGIPAPDLIADGLDVVIRVGALQDSSLFSRRLGAMPMVVCAAKSYLTQYGIPEKPADLSSHSWLEYSVRPDNEFELIAPEGISTRLIPQGRFVTNDPMTLVRWLTAGAGIAYVPLMWVINEINRGELEILLPRYQSDPRPVYALYTEKDKLPLKVQVVINSLTDYFVEVGKLFQEMHGRGKEK is encoded by the coding sequence ATGGAACGACTAAAACGCATGTCGGTGTTTGCCAAAGTAGTTGAATTTGGCTCTTTTACCGCCGCCGCCAGACAGCTACAGATGAGCGTTTCGTCCATCAGTCAGACGGTGTCAAAACTGGAAGATGAGTTACAGGTAAAGCTGTTAAACCGTAGTACACGCAGCATTGGCCTGACTGAAGCCGGCAGAATTTACTACCAGGGCTGCCGTCGGATGCTCCATGAAGTGCAGGATGTTCATGAGCAACTGTATGCCTTCAATAACACCCCCATCGGGACGCTGCGCATTGGCTGTTCTTCAACTATGGCACAAAATGTTCTCGCCGGGCTGACGGCAAAAATGCTGAAAGAATACCCAGGTTTGAGTGTCAATCTGGTTACCGGAATTCCTGCCCCCGACCTGATTGCCGACGGTCTGGATGTGGTGATCCGCGTCGGCGCGTTGCAAGATTCCAGCCTGTTTTCCCGCCGTCTGGGCGCGATGCCAATGGTGGTGTGCGCCGCAAAAAGCTATCTCACACAATACGGCATACCAGAAAAACCCGCCGATTTAAGTAGTCATTCATGGCTTGAATACAGCGTGCGACCCGACAATGAATTTGAACTGATCGCACCGGAAGGGATCTCGACTCGCCTGATCCCGCAAGGGAGATTTGTGACTAATGATCCGATGACGCTGGTGCGCTGGCTGACTGCAGGCGCTGGGATCGCCTACGTGCCGTTGATGTGGGTGATCAACGAGATCAATCGCGGGGAACTGGAGATCCTGCTGCCACGTTACCAGTCAGACCCACGCCCGGTTTATGCGTTATATACCGAAAAAGATAAGCTGCCGCTGAAGGTACAAGTCGTGATCAACTCGCTAACGGATTATTTTGTTGAGGTCGGTAAATTGTTTCAGGAGATGCACGGGCGCGGGAAAGAGAAGTAA
- the aaeA gene encoding p-hydroxybenzoic acid efflux pump subunit AaeA encodes MKTLIRKFSRTAITVVLVILAFIAIFNAWVYYTESPWTRDARFSADVVAIAPDVSGLITQVNVHDNQLVKKGQVLFTIDQPRYQKALEEAQADVAYYQVLAQEKRQEAGRRNRLGVQAMSREEIDQANNVLQTVLHQLAKAQATRDLAKLDLERTVIRAPADGWVTNLNVYTGEFITRGSTAVALVKQNSFYVLAYMEETKLEGVRPGYRAEITPLGSNKVLKGTVDSVAAGVTNASSTRDDKGMATIDSNLEWVRLAQRVPVRIRLDNQQENIWPAGTTATVVVTGKQDRDESQDSFFRKMAHRLREFG; translated from the coding sequence GTGAAAACACTAATAAGAAAATTCTCCCGTACGGCCATCACGGTCGTATTAGTCATTCTGGCCTTCATCGCAATTTTTAATGCCTGGGTCTATTACACCGAATCCCCGTGGACGCGTGACGCGCGCTTTAGCGCTGACGTCGTTGCGATCGCGCCGGACGTTTCTGGACTCATTACCCAGGTGAATGTTCATGATAACCAGCTGGTGAAAAAAGGACAGGTACTGTTCACCATCGACCAGCCGCGCTATCAAAAGGCGCTTGAGGAAGCGCAAGCCGATGTTGCTTATTATCAGGTACTGGCACAGGAGAAACGCCAGGAGGCCGGACGTCGTAACCGTCTCGGTGTGCAGGCGATGTCTCGCGAAGAGATCGACCAGGCGAACAACGTACTACAAACAGTTCTGCATCAGTTAGCGAAAGCGCAGGCGACCCGCGATCTGGCAAAACTGGATCTTGAACGTACAGTCATCCGCGCGCCAGCAGATGGCTGGGTGACCAACCTCAACGTCTATACCGGTGAGTTTATTACTCGAGGATCAACGGCGGTTGCGCTGGTGAAACAGAACTCCTTCTATGTACTGGCCTATATGGAAGAAACTAAGCTGGAAGGGGTGCGCCCTGGGTATCGTGCGGAGATCACGCCGCTTGGCAGTAACAAAGTGCTGAAAGGGACTGTTGATAGTGTTGCCGCAGGGGTCACCAATGCCAGCAGCACGCGTGACGACAAAGGGATGGCGACCATCGACTCTAACCTTGAATGGGTACGTTTGGCGCAACGTGTTCCGGTACGTATTCGTCTCGACAACCAGCAAGAGAACATCTGGCCTGCGGGCACCACTGCTACGGTGGTAGTCACTGGCAAACAAGATCGCGACGAAAGTCAGGATTCGTTCTTCCGTAAAATGGCTCATCGCCTGCGTGAGTTTGGTTAA
- the aaeX gene encoding p-hydroxybenzoic acid efflux pump operon protein AaeX yields the protein MSLFPVIVVFGLSFPPIFFELLLSLAIFWLVRRVLVPTGIYDFVWHPALFNTALYCCLFYLISRLFV from the coding sequence ATGAGTCTGTTTCCCGTTATCGTGGTGTTTGGGCTGTCCTTCCCACCGATATTTTTCGAATTGCTTTTATCACTGGCGATTTTCTGGCTGGTGCGCCGGGTACTTGTGCCAACAGGTATTTACGACTTTGTCTGGCATCCGGCGTTGTTCAACACCGCGCTCTATTGCTGCTTGTTTTATTTGATATCGCGACTGTTCGTTTGA
- the yhdP gene encoding AsmA2 domain-containing protein YhdP, whose product MRRLPGILLLTGAALVVIAALLVSGLRIALPHLDAWRPEILNKIESATGMPVEASQLSASWQNFGPTLEAHDIRAELKDGGEFSVKRVTLALDVWQSLLHMRWQFRDLTFWQLRFRTNTPITSGGGNDSLEASHISDLFLRQFDHFDLRDSEVSFLTPSGQRAELAIPQLTWLNDPRRHRAEGLVSLSSLTGQHGVMQVRMDLRDDEGLLSNGRVWLQADDIDLKPWLGKWMQDNIALETAQFSLEGWMTIDKGDVTGGDVWLKQGGASWLGEKETHTLSVDNLTAHITRENPGWQFSIPDTRITMDGKPWPSGALTLAWIPEQDVGGKDNKRSDELRIRASNLELAGLEGVRPLVAKLSPALGDVWRSTQPSGKINTLALDIPLQAADKTRFQASWSDLAWKQWKLLPGAEHFSGTLSGSVENGLLTASMKQAKMPYETVFRAPLEIADGQATISWLNNDKGFQLDGRNIDVKAKAVHARGGFRYLQPANDEPWLGILAGISTDDGSQAWRYFPENLMGKDLVDYLSGAIQGGEADNATLVYGGNPQLFPYKHNEGQFEVLVPLRNAKFAFQPDWPALTNLDIELDFINDGLWMKTDGVNLGGVRASNLTAVIPDYSKEKLLIDADIKGPGKAVGPYFDETPLKDSLGATLQELQLDGDVNARLHLDIPLNGELVTAKGEVTLRNNSLFIKPLDSTLKNLSGKFSFINGDLQSEPLTASWFNQPLNVDFSTKEGAKAYQVAVNLNGNWQPAKTGVLPVAVNEALSGSVAWDGKVGIDLPYHAGATYNVELNGDLKNVSSHLPSPLAKPAGEPLAVNVKVDGNLNSFELTGQAGADNHFNSRWLLGQKLTLDRAIWAADSKTLPPLPEQSGVELNMPPMNGAEWLALFQKGAAESVGGAASFPQHITLRTPMLSLGNQQWNNLSIVSQPTANGTLVEAQGREINATLAMRNNAPWLANIKYLYYNPSVAKTRGDSTQSSPFPTTERINFRGWPDAQIRCAECWFWGQKFGRIDSDITISGDTLTLTNGLIDTGFSRLTADGEWVNNPGNERTSLKGKLRGQKIDAAAEFFGVTTPIRQSSFNVDYDLHWRKAPWQPDEATLNGIIHTQLGKGEITEINTGHAGQLLRLLSVDALMRKLRFDFRDTFGEGFYFDSIRSTAWIKDGVMHTDDTLVDGLEADIAMKGSVNLVRRDLNMEAVVAPEISATVGVAAAFAVNPIVGAAVFAASKVLGPLWSKVSILRYHISGPLDDPQINEVLRQPRKEKAQ is encoded by the coding sequence GTGAGGCGATTGCCGGGGATTTTACTGCTTACTGGAGCCGCGCTCGTTGTGATCGCTGCCCTGCTGGTTAGCGGCCTGCGTATTGCTTTACCGCATCTTGACGCCTGGCGTCCGGAAATCCTCAACAAAATAGAATCCGCGACTGGCATGCCGGTAGAAGCCAGTCAGCTCTCAGCCAGCTGGCAGAATTTTGGTCCGACGCTTGAAGCGCACGACATCCGTGCAGAACTAAAAGATGGCGGCGAATTTTCGGTTAAACGCGTTACTCTTGCGCTGGATGTCTGGCAGAGCCTGTTACATATGCGCTGGCAGTTTCGCGACCTCACTTTCTGGCAGCTGCGCTTTCGCACCAACACTCCTATCACCAGCGGCGGTGGTAATGATAGCCTGGAAGCCAGTCACATCAGCGATCTGTTTCTTCGTCAATTTGACCATTTCGATCTCCGCGACAGTGAAGTCAGTTTCCTGACGCCATCCGGTCAGCGCGCCGAGCTGGCGATCCCACAGCTCACCTGGCTGAACGATCCACGTCGACACCGTGCGGAAGGCCTGGTAAGCCTCTCCAGCCTTACCGGACAGCACGGCGTGATGCAGGTGCGTATGGATTTGCGCGATGATGAGGGGTTGTTAAGCAATGGTCGCGTCTGGCTCCAGGCGGATGACATCGACCTGAAGCCGTGGCTCGGTAAATGGATGCAGGACAATATTGCGCTGGAAACGGCACAGTTCTCCCTTGAAGGCTGGATGACGATCGACAAAGGCGATGTAACCGGCGGTGACGTCTGGCTGAAACAGGGCGGTGCCAGCTGGTTGGGCGAGAAGGAAACACATACGCTGTCGGTGGATAATCTGACTGCGCATATTACGCGTGAAAATCCGGGATGGCAGTTCTCTATTCCCGATACACGGATCACGATGGACGGCAAACCCTGGCCGAGCGGAGCATTGACGCTGGCCTGGATACCGGAACAGGACGTTGGCGGCAAAGACAATAAACGCAGTGACGAACTCCGGATTCGCGCCAGTAATCTGGAGCTGGCAGGCCTGGAGGGCGTACGCCCGCTGGTCGCGAAACTTTCACCTGCACTGGGTGATGTTTGGCGCTCCACACAACCGAGCGGCAAGATTAACACTCTGGCGCTGGATATCCCGCTTCAGGCGGCAGACAAGACCCGTTTTCAGGCATCGTGGAGCGATCTGGCCTGGAAGCAATGGAAATTATTACCGGGTGCGGAACACTTCTCCGGGACGCTTTCCGGCAGCGTAGAAAATGGTTTGCTTACTGCGTCGATGAAGCAGGCAAAGATGCCTTACGAAACGGTATTCCGTGCGCCACTGGAAATCGCCGACGGCCAGGCAACGATAAGCTGGCTGAACAATGACAAAGGTTTCCAGCTGGATGGGCGTAATATTGACGTTAAAGCCAAAGCCGTCCATGCGCGCGGCGGTTTTCGTTACCTGCAACCTGCTAACGATGAACCCTGGCTGGGTATTCTGGCTGGCATCAGTACCGATGATGGTTCACAAGCCTGGCGCTATTTCCCGGAAAACTTGATGGGTAAAGACCTGGTTGATTACTTAAGTGGCGCGATTCAGGGCGGTGAAGCGGATAACGCGACGCTGGTTTATGGTGGCAATCCGCAACTCTTCCCCTATAAACACAACGAAGGTCAGTTTGAAGTGCTGGTGCCGCTGCGCAACGCGAAGTTTGCCTTCCAGCCGGACTGGCCTGCATTAACTAACCTTGATATTGAACTGGACTTTATTAACGACGGTTTATGGATGAAAACCGATGGCGTTAATCTGGGCGGCGTGCGCGCGAGTAATCTCACCGCAGTGATCCCTGACTACTCAAAAGAAAAACTGCTGATTGACGCTGACATTAAAGGTCCGGGTAAAGCCGTTGGCCCTTACTTTGATGAGACACCGCTGAAAGATTCCCTGGGTGCGACCCTGCAAGAACTCCAGCTCGACGGCGATGTGAATGCTCGCTTACATCTTGATATCCCGCTGAACGGCGAGTTGGTAACCGCGAAAGGTGAAGTGACGCTGCGTAATAACAGTCTGTTTATCAAACCACTCGACAGCACCCTGAAAAATTTGAGCGGTAAATTCAGCTTTATCAATGGCGATCTGCAAAGTGAACCACTGACAGCAAGCTGGTTTAATCAGCCGTTGAACGTGGATTTTTCCACCAAGGAAGGGGCAAAAGCCTACCAGGTAGCGGTAAACCTCAACGGTAACTGGCAACCGGCGAAAACCGGCGTTCTGCCTGTAGCGGTGAACGAAGCATTGAGTGGCAGCGTGGCGTGGGATGGTAAAGTGGGCATTGATCTGCCTTATCATGCTGGCGCGACCTATAACGTAGAGCTGAACGGCGATTTGAAGAATGTGAGCAGTCACTTACCTTCACCGTTAGCCAAACCTGCGGGTGAACCACTAGCGGTAAACGTTAAGGTTGATGGCAATCTCAACAGCTTTGAATTAACCGGACAGGCTGGTGCGGATAACCATTTCAATAGCCGCTGGTTGCTCGGTCAAAAGCTGACGCTCGATCGTGCTATTTGGGCGGCAGACAGTAAAACGCTCCCGCCGTTGCCGGAACAAAGTGGCGTTGAACTCAATATGCCGCCGATGAATGGTGCCGAGTGGCTGGCCCTGTTCCAGAAAGGCGCGGCGGAGAGTGTCGGTGGTGCAGCGAGTTTCCCACAACACATAACGTTACGTACGCCTATGTTGTCGCTGGGAAATCAGCAATGGAATAACCTGAGTATTGTTTCGCAACCGACGGCAAATGGCACCCTGGTTGAGGCGCAAGGGCGTGAAATCAACGCCACGCTGGCGATGCGTAATAACGCACCGTGGCTGGCGAATATCAAATATCTTTATTACAACCCAAGCGTGGCGAAAACTCGTGGTGATTCAACACAGTCATCACCTTTCCCGACAACGGAACGCATTAACTTCCGTGGCTGGCCAGACGCACAAATACGATGCGCAGAGTGCTGGTTCTGGGGGCAAAAATTCGGTCGTATTGACAGTGATATCACCATTTCTGGCGATACGTTAACGCTGACTAATGGACTGATTGATACTGGTTTTTCGCGGCTCACTGCCGATGGTGAATGGGTTAACAATCCGGGGAATGAACGTACCTCGCTGAAAGGAAAACTGCGCGGGCAGAAAATTGATGCCGCCGCAGAATTTTTTGGTGTCACGACGCCCATACGCCAGTCGTCATTTAATGTGGATTACGATTTACACTGGCGCAAAGCACCCTGGCAGCCAGATGAGGCGACGTTGAATGGCATCATTCATACTCAACTGGGTAAAGGCGAAATTACCGAAATCAATACCGGACATGCCGGGCAATTGCTGCGCTTATTGAGCGTAGATGCCCTGATGCGTAAGCTGCGTTTTGATTTCAGAGACACTTTTGGCGAAGGGTTCTATTTTGACTCCATTCGCAGCACCGCGTGGATTAAAGACGGCGTTATGCACACCGACGACACGCTGGTGGATGGCCTGGAAGCGGACATCGCTATGAAAGGGTCGGTAAATCTGGTACGTCGCGACCTGAATATGGAAGCGGTTGTCGCACCAGAGATTTCTGCGACGGTCGGCGTGGCTGCGGCCTTTGCGGTTAACCCCATTGTTGGCGCGGCAGTGTTTGCCGCCAGTAAAGTGCTGGGACCGCTGTGGAGCAAAGTCTCCATTTTGCGCTATCACATTTCGGGTCCGCTGGACGATCCGCAAATCAACGAAGTGTTGCGACAACCGCGCAAAGAAAAAGCGCAATGA
- the yhcN gene encoding peroxide/acid stress response protein YhcN has protein sequence MKIKTTVAALSVLSVLSFGAFAADSIDAAQAQNREAIGTVSVSGVASSPMDMREMLNKKAEEKGATAYQITEARSGDTWHATAELYK, from the coding sequence ATGAAAATCAAAACCACTGTTGCTGCATTAAGTGTGCTTTCTGTTCTCTCTTTCGGTGCATTCGCTGCCGACTCCATTGATGCTGCACAAGCACAAAATCGTGAAGCAATCGGGACCGTATCCGTAAGTGGTGTGGCGTCTTCGCCAATGGATATGCGTGAAATGCTGAACAAAAAAGCGGAAGAGAAAGGCGCAACGGCCTACCAGATTACTGAAGCTCGTAGTGGTGACACCTGGCACGCTACGGCTGAACTGTACAAATAA
- the aaeB gene encoding p-hydroxybenzoic acid efflux pump subunit AaeB, which produces MGIFSIANQHIRFAVKLATAIVLALFVGFHFQLETPRWAVLTAAIVAAGPAFAAGGEPYSGAIRYRGFLRIIGTFIGCIAGLVIIIAMIRAPLLMILVCCIWAGFCTWISSLVRIENSYAWGLAGYTALIIVITIQPEPLLTPQFAVERCSEIVIGIVCAIMADLLFSPRSIKQEVDRELESLLVAQYQLMQLCIKHGDGEVVDKAWGDLVRRTTALQGMRSNLNMESSRWARANRRLKAINTLSLTLITQSCETYLIQNTRPELITDTFREFFDTPVETAQDVHKQLKRLRRVIAWTGERETPVTIYSWVAAATRYQLLKRGVISNTKINATEEEILQGEPEVKVESAERHHAMVNFWRTTLSCILGTLFWLWTGWTSGSGAMVMIAVVTSLAMRLPNPRMVAIDFIYGTLAALPLGLLYFLVIIPNTQQSMLLLCISLAVLGFFLGIEVQKRRLGSMGALASTINIIVLDNPMTFHFSQFLDSALGQIVGCVLAFTVILLVRDKSRDRTGRVLLNQFVSAAVSAMTTNVARRKENHLPALYQQLFLLMNKFPGDLPKFRLALTMIIAHQRLRDAPIPVNEDLSAFHRQMRRTADHVISARSDDKRRRYFGQLLEELEIYQEKLRIWQAPPQVTEPVHRLTGMLHKYQHALTDS; this is translated from the coding sequence ATGGGTATTTTCTCCATTGCTAATCAACATATTCGCTTTGCGGTAAAACTGGCGACCGCCATTGTACTGGCGCTGTTTGTTGGCTTTCACTTCCAGCTGGAAACGCCACGCTGGGCGGTACTGACAGCGGCGATTGTTGCCGCCGGTCCGGCCTTTGCTGCGGGAGGTGAACCGTATTCTGGCGCTATTCGCTATCGTGGCTTTTTGCGCATCATCGGCACATTTATTGGCTGTATTGCCGGACTGGTAATCATCATTGCGATGATCCGAGCACCATTATTGATGATTCTGGTGTGCTGTATCTGGGCCGGTTTTTGTACCTGGATATCCTCGCTGGTACGAATAGAAAACTCGTATGCGTGGGGGCTGGCCGGTTATACCGCGCTGATCATTGTGATCACTATTCAGCCGGAACCATTGCTTACGCCGCAGTTTGCCGTCGAACGTTGTAGCGAGATCGTTATCGGTATTGTGTGTGCAATTATGGCGGATTTGCTCTTTTCTCCGCGATCGATCAAACAAGAAGTGGATCGAGAGCTGGAAAGTTTGCTGGTCGCGCAATATCAATTAATGCAACTCTGTATCAAGCATGGCGATGGTGAAGTTGTCGATAAAGCCTGGGGCGATCTGGTGCGACGTACTACGGCGTTACAAGGTATGCGCAGCAACCTGAATATGGAATCTTCCCGCTGGGCGCGGGCCAATCGACGTTTAAAAGCGATCAATACGCTATCGCTGACGCTGATTACCCAATCCTGCGAAACTTATCTTATTCAGAATACGCGCCCGGAATTGATCACTGATACTTTTCGCGAATTTTTTGACACACCGGTAGAAACTGCGCAGGACGTCCACAAGCAGCTCAAACGCCTGCGGAGAGTTATCGCCTGGACCGGGGAACGGGAAACGCCTGTCACCATTTATAGCTGGGTCGCGGCGGCAACGCGTTATCAGCTTCTCAAGCGCGGCGTTATCAGTAACACAAAAATCAACGCCACCGAAGAAGAGATCCTGCAAGGCGAACCGGAAGTAAAAGTAGAGTCAGCCGAACGTCATCATGCAATGGTTAACTTCTGGCGAACCACACTTTCTTGCATTCTGGGCACGCTTTTCTGGCTGTGGACGGGCTGGACTTCCGGCAGTGGTGCAATGGTGATGATTGCGGTAGTGACGTCACTGGCAATGCGTTTGCCGAATCCACGCATGGTGGCGATCGACTTTATCTACGGGACGCTGGCAGCGCTACCGTTAGGGCTGCTCTACTTTTTGGTGATTATCCCTAATACCCAACAGAGCATGTTGCTGCTGTGTATTAGCCTGGCAGTGCTGGGATTCTTCCTCGGTATAGAAGTACAGAAACGGAGATTGGGCTCGATGGGGGCGTTGGCCAGCACCATAAACATTATCGTGCTGGATAACCCGATGACTTTCCATTTCAGTCAGTTTCTCGACAGCGCATTAGGGCAAATCGTCGGCTGTGTGCTCGCGTTCACCGTTATTTTGCTGGTGCGGGATAAATCGCGCGACAGGACTGGACGTGTACTGCTTAATCAGTTTGTTTCTGCCGCTGTTTCCGCGATGACTACCAATGTGGCACGTCGTAAAGAGAATCACCTCCCGGCACTTTATCAGCAGCTGTTTTTGCTGATGAATAAGTTCCCAGGGGATTTGCCGAAATTTCGCCTGGCGCTGACGATGATTATCGCGCACCAGCGCCTGCGTGATGCGCCGATCCCGGTTAACGAGGATTTATCGGCGTTTCACCGACAAATGCGCCGCACAGCAGACCATGTGATATCTGCCCGTAGCGATGATAAACGTCGTCGGTACTTTGGCCAGTTGCTGGAAGAACTGGAAATCTACCAGGAAAAGCTACGCATCTGGCAAGCGCCACCGCAGGTGACGGAACCAGTACATCGGCTTACGGGTATGCTCCATAAGTATCAACATGCGTTGACCGATAGTTAA